GTAGGCGTATCCGAAGAATCCCAGGGCGTTGCGGTCGTTCGCAATACCCTGGACCAGGACGTTATCGTCCTCGCTCGCGGTGAAATCGCCGCGGCTCGATTTGGCCTTGCCGACGATGGCTTCGGTGAAATAATCGAAGGTCCCGGAGTCGGCGCCGGCCCCGAACAGCTTGAGCGGGGCATTGGGCCAGCCGGCCCGCACCTGACTCCAGCTCGTGATCTTTCCCTGGGCCGCCGGTTCCCAGATCTTCCTGAGCTCGGGGACCGTCATCGAAGTAACCCAATTATTCTTCGGGTTCACCATTACGGTCAAAGCATCGAAAGCGACCGGAAGCTCGATATACTCGATCCCGGCCCTCTTGCAGGCGTCCATCTCCGGTTTGAGGATCGGCCTGGAGGCGTTACTGATGTCGGTTTCGCCGCGACAGAATTTTTTGAAGCCGCCGCCGGTGCCGGCGATGCCCACCGTTACCCTTACGGTCCCCCTCCTCGCCTTCTGGAATTCCTCGGCGGCCGCCTCCGTGACCGGGAAGACCGTGCTCGAG
The sequence above is a segment of the Candidatus Zixiibacteriota bacterium genome. Coding sequences within it:
- a CDS encoding PstS family phosphate ABC transporter substrate-binding protein, producing MVRTRSFLLLFAVLLGLSASSARAQLIQIDGSSTVFPVTEAAAEEFQKARRGTVRVTVGIAGTGGGFKKFCRGETDISNASRPILKPEMDACKRAGIEYIELPVAFDALTVMVNPKNNWVTSMTVPELRKIWEPAAQGKITSWSQVRAGWPNAPLKLFGAGADSGTFDYFTEAIVGKAKSSRGDFTASEDDNVLVQGIANDRNALGFFGYAYYAENKDKLKAVSIDNGRGPVAPSEKTVLDGTYQPLSRPIYIYVSKKAADRKEVRDFVEFYMKNAPNLVKQVKYVPLPDRVYSMGLARLQKRKTGTAFAGHADVGVTIDDLLKREPKL